The Mauremys mutica isolate MM-2020 ecotype Southern chromosome 1, ASM2049712v1, whole genome shotgun sequence genome has a segment encoding these proteins:
- the PLEKHB1 gene encoding pleckstrin homology domain-containing family B member 1 isoform X2, translated as MALMKSGWLWRQSSILRRWKRNWFVLWLDGGLVYYQDETQRDLEGRIHIKFNCRDIKTGRECRDVQPPEGKSRDCLMTIVLRDGSKVTLCAESEDDAVAWKMAVLEAKNTPVHMYDPYDDYYQTVPLDSHQTMYVSSGYYGTQYGGLREQRRPWAPSSTFTLHLLLSLPLSAWSDSRDCPRGPLPRVGRPYGFGPAGRRRHRGRPGILHVDAVLVLRTRSPAGRLWTKRLTEKFGFPPGGLRGDALERRSL; from the exons GTTCCATTTTGCGACGCTGGAAAAGGAATTGGTTTGTTCTGTGGCTAGACGGTGGCCTTGTATATTACCAGGATGAGACCCAGCGTGACCTGGAGGGCAGGATCCACATCAAATTCAACTGCCGGGACATAAAGACTGGCCGCGAATGCAGAG ATGTGCAGCCTCCGGAAGGGAAGAGCCGAGATTGCCTGATGACGATTGTGCTGCGAGATGGCTCCAAAGTGACCCTGTGTGCGGAGAGTGAGGATGATGCTGT CGCCTGGAAGATGGCAGTGCTGGAGGCGAAAAACACCCCG GTCCATATGTACGACCCATATGACGACTATTACCAGACAGTGCCCTTGGATTCCCACCAGACCATGTACGTCAGCTCGGGATACTACGGCACCCAGTACGGAG GGCTGCGGGAACAACGGCGTCCCTGGGCGCCCTCCTCCACGTTCACCCTGCATCTCCTTTTGTCTTTGCCCCTCAGCGCCTGGAGTGACTCACGTGATTGTCCGCGAGGACCCCTACCGCGTGTCGGGAGACCATATGGCTTTGGGCCTGCTGGCCGGCGCCGCCACCGGGGCCGCCCTGGGATCCTTCATGTGGATGCCGTGCTGGTTCTAAGAACTCGCTCGCCCGCGGGACGCCTCTGGACCAAGCGCTTGACCGAGAAGTTTGGGTTCCCTCCAGGCGGCCTGCGGGGCGATGCCCTAGAACGTAGATCGTTGTAA